The following proteins come from a genomic window of Chanos chanos chromosome 15, fChaCha1.1, whole genome shotgun sequence:
- the rsf1b.1 gene encoding remodeling and spacing factor 1, with translation MAASAAAAGSSPGLCPSFAVICSFLERYGALLDLPELTFPQLERYLQETSTVPKLLVDLHVKLLRKIGKSVSADRWEKYLLRLCQEFNMTWAWELEKKGYREMTVECKTGILKYLCECQFDDNVKFKTAINEEDPDKMRLQPIGRDKDGLMYWFQLDQEHNVRVYVEEQDDLDGSSWRCVVRNRNDLAEVLALLKTQIDPALLVKKDQDESSSRNSPNPDGQNKGTEDGEKVKKMDSSEDEEEKSPRSAADPNSSNAENKEQLLEKENLKREVTEVKSDLKNTEVADEETEKRRNQAEPSRGGIISAIKTEPMEEAEAANRAPESAAEKSGGPCGSGQNEAMKKKTTDEVQRAMKNDQQAKIPLKKREMKLSEDFDSPSNGSGASSIIVQNPAAAVPIREAEEPCQVNGNAPYAKSVENEAQKDTGFVSQKDQTQSATKVDSPKDVKEARNQSLAKTVSEEAAREKETEQRDVEIPADKTSADTEETMETDKPEEPDLQKKAAIVGVEDKAPAETKTASVTEAEKSSSPREAKESPTAEVTVKESGTSAVEDMPEVKDSTTKSELEKGNEPATHREKNDHQEECSSGRSDKSDPKVSTQTSDDPKNADQALSPKKTDEPMSVECDSSQGPKETSVIKKHETFEKHPEASETEKQFGPKEKDKSAEGKEIKDTTAPGEKDSDLSAESTVGEDKGSETENPKAGEDDKLITTKEKDRSSSKDTDTHEERDKTTSPGDTEKSSTAKEDRSGPKEPEKSSVPEETECPPKEASDKETLDDGKTGKAGISETEQNGSLREDQKMEVCKVTVKSDETKDTEDSESGKQTAGASALKEPEKQDTSKKMEGGDEPKQTQTLTDSGSSEDPHADKDPKGESDLEKTEQTGVTSGGGSSGSERESERQDEKDGEKTEASRDVSAMDCDETRQTDQAAEKTDPQKTEVTAKDSKTDGVSADEQPKEGAERKSTDEDDKDDAASKDTPAEKKPEATREQEEKDSSKTTAESGDGEKESSEVQEDGIRLKIKIPAHRRKAELQREERKGDSESETGEGRCLRRSPRICRPTPKLVEIQDRKLEKKQIAALAEKEKDNNEEKEEEEESSVQKKPREKKADPEGQSKPKGRRRRRTRWSNTRTRWRKKKGSEDEDDDDDSDEEETEEDDSDEDYKVEKTRKRRRNRNRERNSSDSSTSSSEDEIPNDDPCKHCGLPNHPELILLCDSCDSGYHTACLRPPLMIIPDGEWFCPPCQHKLLCDKLEEQLQNLDAALKKKERAERRKERLVYVGISVENIITPTVEVEEEKEEEEEVKVKKEVKKSKSWGRRSTRAKKYISYRFDEFDEAIEEAIEEDIKEAEGGGAGRGKDMANITGHRGKDMSTILQEDGKENGRPQRPNAGQRRKKRRRLNDLDSDSTMEEEESEEEFRLSDSSEEEEFVVSDYDEESGAEEQSFDDSDFGSDGCGPRFRGSSSRRKPQQRQRVRQPPRRRRRPRGYSDDEEVEETEEDEEEEIVTEGSSDFSDSDLDMRRRRSHRSQKKKVNYCETSESEGSQASTNRDKVKSRRRLSSSESEVSFRSMDSDEDRRPAKRSGRNDSSEEESRKRRRKLSLKRRRASEDDEDDEDDSEESEEEDRPVRKRVNRIDSDDSEEEGEDAKKSTAEKDAEELRSQRLGLEEEEEEGVLGKGVSPLDYNLVELPPTNGQNAIKGLEGFMTRPSMGVAPPGLMTHIGPKNSSAPSAVSMVTNGLVPQEMAPQDEDEDDLLGVTDLVDYVCNSEQL, from the exons ATGGCTGCCTCGGCGGCAGCGGCGGGTTCTTCCCCCGGGTTGTGCCCAAGCTTCGCCGTGATCTGCTCTTTTCTTGAGCGGTATGGCGCTCTCTTGGATCTACCGGAACTTACATTTCCACAGCTGGAAAGATATCTCCAGGAGACTTCCACAG TTCCTAAGCTCTTGGTAGACCTTCATGTGAAGTTGCTTAGGAAAATTGGCAAGTCAGTGTCTGCGGACAGATGGGAGAAGTACCTTTTAAGG CTGTGCCAGGAGTTTAACATGACGTGGGCGTGGGAGCTGGAGAAGAAGGGGTATAGGGAGATGACTGTGGAGTGCAAGACAGGGATCCTGAAG TACCTGTGCGAGTGTCAGTTTGATGACAATGTTAAGTTTAAGACGGCCATCAACGAGGAGGACCCTGACAAAATGCGCCTGCAGCCCATTGGTCGAGACAAGGACGGCCTCATGTACTGGTTCCAGTTGGACCAGGAACATAACGTGCGGGTGTATGTGGAAGAGCAGGACGACTTGGACGGGTCATCCTGGAGGTGTGTCGTCAG aaacagaaacgaCCTTGCCGAGGTCCTGGCTTTACTGAAAACGCAGATTGATCCAGCGCTTTTAGTAAAGAAAGACCAAGACGAGAGTTCATCCAGGAACAGCCCAAACCCAGACGGCCAGAACAAGGGGACTGAAGACGGTG AGAAAGTAAAGAAGATGGACAGTTccgaggatgaagaggagaagtCCCCCAGGAGTGCAGCAGACCCTAACTCTTCAAACGCTGAAAACAAGGAGCAACTCTTGGAAAAAGAGAATTTGAAGCgagaggtcactgaggtcaaATCAGACCTGAAGAATACTGAGGTTGCCGACGAGGAGACGGAGAAAAGGAGGAATCAGGCAGAACCTTCCAGAGGCGGTATTATCTCTGCAATCAAAACGGAGCCTATGGAGGAGGCGGAAGCGGCCAACCGAGCGCCTGAATCGGCCGCGGAAAAGAGCGGTGGTCCGTGCGGCTCTGGACAGAACGAGGCGATGAAGAAGAAGACGACAGATGAAGTCCAGAGGGCCATGAAAAACGACCAACAGGCAAAAATCCccctgaaaaagagagagatgaaactgaGCGAAGACTTCGACAGTCCCAGTAACGGAAGCGGCGCGAGCAGCATCATCGTGCAGAACCCGGCCGCCGCGGTCCCGatcagagaggcagaggaacCGTGTCAGGTGAACGGTAACGCTCCATATGCTAAGAGCGTCGAGAACGAAGCACAGAAGGACACAGGGTTCGTAAGCCAGAAGGATCAAACGCAATCCGCCACCAAGGTGGACAGCCCAAAAGACGTGAAGGAAGCGAGAAACCAGTCCCTGGCAAAGACTGTGTCCGAGGAAGCagccagagagaaggagactgaACAAAGAGACGTGGAGATCCCGGCAGACAAGACCAGCGCTGATACAGAAGAGACCATGGAGACTGATAAGCCTGAAGAACCTGACCTGCAGAAGAAAGCTGCAATAGTAGGAGTAGAGGACAAAGCACCCgcagagacaaaaacagctTCCGTTACTGAGGCAGAAAAGTCGTCCAGCCCCAGGGAGGCAAAGGAGTCTCCTACCGCTGAagtcacagtgaaagagagtggtACGTCTGCGGTGGAAGACATGCCTGAAGTTAAAGATTCAACAACAAAATCTGAGCTTGAAAAAGGAAACGAACCAGCCACCCACAGGGAGAAGAACGATCACCAAGAAGAATGTTCGTCTGGACGGAGCGATAAATCAGATCCCAAAGTGTCAACTCAGACATCAGACGATCCTAAAAACGCAGACCAAGCTCTGTCACCGAAAAAGACAGACGAACCCATGTCTGTAGAGTGTGACTCGTCACAGGGTCCAAAAGAAACTTCAGTCATCAAAAAACACGAGACATTTGAAAAACATCCCGAAGCTAGcgagacagaaaaacagtttgGTCCGAAAGAGAAGGATAAAAGTGCTGAAGGTAAAGAGATCAAAGACACCACTGCTCCTGGTGAAAAGGACTCAGACCTGTCTGCAGAGAGCACTGTGGGAGAGGACAAAGGTTCTGAAACTGAGAACCCAAAAGCTGGAGAAGATGATAAATTAATTACTACAAAAGAGAAGGACCGGTCTTCCTCTAAAGATACGGACACACATGAAGAGCGGGACAAAACAACATCTCCTGGTGACACAGAAAAGTCCAGCACTGCTAAAGAGGACAGGTCTGGACCGAAAGAGCCTGAAAAATCCTCCGTTCCTGAGGAGACAGAGTGTCCACCCAAAGAGGCATCAGACAAAGAGACATTAGATGATGGGAAGACTGGTAAGGCTGGTATCTCTGAGACGGAACAAAACGGCAGTTTGAGAGAAGATCAGAAAATGGAGGTCTGCAAAGTGACTGTGAAAAGTGACGAGACCAAAGACACAGAGGATTCAGAGAGCGGTAAACAGACTGCCGGAGCATCAGCCCTCAAGGAGCCAGAGAAGCAGGACACATCGAAGAAGATGGAAGGAGGAGACGAACCGAAGCAAACGCAGACTTTGACCGACTCGGGTTCGTCAGAGGATCCCCACGCAGACAAGGATCCGAAAGGTGAAAGCGATCTGGAAAAGACGGAACAGACGGGCGTGACATCTGGAGGAGGCTCATCGGGCAGTGAGAGGGAAAGCGAACGACAGGATGAGAAGGacggagagaagacagaggcgTCCCGCGATGTGTCTGCGATGGACTGCGATGAAACTCGTCAAACCGACCAGGCGGCCGAAAAGACGGATCCTCAAAAAACCGAGGTAACAGCGAAAGACTCTAAAACAGACGGCGTCTCCGCGGACGAGCAACCGAAGGAGGGGGCTGAAAGGAAGAGCACGGATGAGGACGACAAAGACGACGCCGCCAGCAAGGACACGCCCGCCGAAAAGAAGCCGGAGGCCACACgggagcaggaggagaaagatTCGTCCAAAACGACGGCGGAAAGCGGAGACGGGGAGAAGGAGTCGTCGGAGGTTCAGGAGGACGGAATTCGGCTGAAAATCAAAATCCCCGCTCACCGTCGGAAGGCCGAGCTGCAGCGAGAGGAGCGCAAGGGAGACTCGGAATCGGAAACGGGCGAGGGCAGGTGCCTGCGGAGGTCGCCGCGGATCTGCCGACCGACTCCGAAACTGGTCGAGATCCAGGACCGGAAGCTGGAGAAGAAACAGATTGCGGCGTtggctgaaaaagagaaagacaacaatgaggagaaggaggaggaggaggaaagttCTGTGCAGAAGAAGCCAAGAGAGAAGAAGGCTGATCCAGAAGGCCAAAGCAAGCCAAAG GGAAGGCGCCGGAGACGGACACGTTGGTCGAACACTCGCACCCGGTGGCGCAAAAAGAAAGGCTCCGAGGACgaggacgatgatgatgacagcgatgaagaggagacagaggaggacgACAGCGACGAAGATTACAAGGTGGAgaagacgaggaagaggaggagaaaccgaaacagagagagaaattcgtCAGACTCATCTACCTCGTCGTCAGAGGATGAAATCCCCAACGATGACCCCTGTAAACACTGTGGGCTCCCTAACCACCCAGAGCTG ATTTTGTTGTGTGACTCCTGTGACAGTGGCTACCACACAGCGTGTCTCCGACCTCCTCTGATGATCATTCCTGACGGGGAGTGGTTCTGTCCACCCTGTCAGCAC AAATTACTCTGTGATAAACTGGAAGAGCAGCTGCAGAACCTGGACGCAGCGCTGAAGAAGAAAGAGCGAGCAGAGAGGAG GAAAGAGCGGCTGGTGTATGTCGGGATCAGCGTTGAGAATATTATCACACCTACG GTGGAggtagaggaagaaaaagaggaggaggaagaggtgaaGGTGAAGAAAGAGGTCAAGAAAAGCAAGAGTTGGGGTCGGAGGTCAACTCGAGCAAAGAAATACATAAGCTACAG GTTTGATGAATTTGACGAGGCTATTGAGGAGGCCATAGAAGAAGACATCAAAGAAgcagagggaggag GAGCAGGCCGTGGGAAGGACATGGCCAACATCACAGGCCACAGGGGGAAGGACATGTCCACCATCTTACAGGAGGACGGGAAAGAGAACGGGCGACCACAACGGCCGAACGCCGGGCAGCGAAGGAAAAAACGCCGCCGCCTGAACGACCTGGACAGCGACAGCACcatggaggaagaagagagtgaggaagagttCCGTCTGAGCGACAG ttctgaggaagaggagttcGTGGTGTCTGATTATGATGAAGAAAGTGGGGCAGAGGAGCAGTCCTTTGACGACAGTGATTTCGGCAGCGACGGGTGTGGCCCGCGCTTCCGAGGGTCGTCATCCAGGAGGAAGCCCCAGCAGAGACAGCGCGTCCGCCAGCCTCCACGAAGGAGACGCAGACCACGAGGGTACTCTGACGACGAAGAGGTGGAGGAAACCGAGGAAGACGAGGAAGAAGAGATAG tgacTGAAGGCTCCAGCGATTTCAGCGACAGTGACTTGGACATGCGTAGGAGGCGATCTCACAGGAGTCAGAAGAAGAAGGTGAATTACTGTGAGACTTCAGAGTCTGAAGGCTCCCAGGCCAGCACCAACCGGGACAAAGTCAAATCTCGCCGACGCCTGTCCAGCTCCGAGAGCGAAG TGAGTTTCCGCTCCATGGACTCTGATGAGGACAGGAGGCCGGCTAAGAGGAGCGGGAGAAACGATTCGTCAGAGGAGGAGTCCAGGAAACGACGGCGAAAGCTGTCGCTGAAGCGCAGGAGGGCCTCCGAGGACGATGAGGACGATGAGGACGACTCGGAGGAGTCTGAGGAAGAGGACCGCCCCGTCCGCAAGAGGGTCAACCGCATCGATTCAGACGACAgcgaagaggagggagaggacgCGAAGAAGAGCACGGCGGAGAAAGACGCGGAGGAGTTGAGGTCTCAGAGGCTGGGcctagaggaggaggaggaggagggggttcTGGGAAAAGGAGTCAGCCCTCTGGACTACAACCTGGTGGAGCTCCCGCCCACCAACGGACAGAATGCCATCAAAGGGCTGGAGGGCTTCATGACGCGACCCTCCATGGGTGTGGCCCCGCCCGGCCTCATGACCCACATTGGACCCAAAAACAGCAGCGCCCCTTCGGccgtttccatggtgaccaACGGGCTGGTTCCCCAGGAGATGGCGCCACAGGATGAAGACGAGGATGACCTCCTGGGGGTGACAGACCTGGTGGACTATGTCTGTAACAGTGAACAGTTGTAA
- the LOC115828339 gene encoding methylosome subunit pICln-like yields the protein MVFLQTVSPPSEGVRHEQAETTAVLDGKGLGSGTLCVAETRVSWFDGSGFGFDLEYPSISLHAISRDLSSYPKEHLYVVVSSRRKDFEKEEDKEEGEDETSSDEEEEEDDDDDGDDGSGPITEIRFVPNDKASLETLFSAILECQALHPDPDDSDSDFDGDEYDVEEAEQGRIDLPTLYSFEKGLSQLAVESPAPQERAGGSLPQSGSPPHARTDDSGSCSTGELRTDACVRGVPGQSEEADIDHW from the exons ATGGTTTTCTTACAGACTGTGTCTCCTCCGAGCGAGGGTGTGAGGCACGAACAAGCGGAAACCACAGCAGTTTTGGACGGGAAAGGACTTGGATCAGGAACACTCTGCGTTGCAGAAAC GCGCGTGTCCTGGTTTGATGGGTCTGGATTTGGATTTGATTTGGAATATCCATCAATTAGCCTCCACGCCATCTCACGTGACCTGAGCTCATATCCTAAAGAACACCTATATGTTGTTGTCAGTTCCAGAAGGAAAG ActttgaaaaagaggaagataaaGAGGAGGGTGAAGATGAAACAAGctctgatgaagaggaggaggaggatgatgatgacgacggcGACGATGGCTCTGGCCCCATTACGGAGATCCGCTTTGTCCCAAATGATAAAGCTTCTT TGGAGACCCTGTTCTCTGCCATACTCGAGTGTCAAGCTCTGCACCCAGACCCAGACGACTCAGACTCCGACTTCGACGGCGATGAGTATGATGTTGAAGAGGCTG AGCAAGGCCGGATTGATCTGCCCACGCTGTACTCTTTTGAGAAGGGTCTGTCTCAGTTAGCGGTGGAGAGTCCGGCCCCACAGGAGAGGGCCGGAGGGAGCCTGCCTCAGTCCGGTTCTCCTCCCCACGCCAGGACCGACGACTCCGGATCCTGCAGTACAG GTGAGCTGAGGACAGATGCGTGTGTCCGCGGGGTCCCAGGCCAGAGTGAGGAGGCTGATATCGACCACTGGTAA